In the Perca flavescens isolate YP-PL-M2 chromosome 20, PFLA_1.0, whole genome shotgun sequence genome, one interval contains:
- the foxa2 gene encoding forkhead box protein A2, translating to MMLGAVKMEGHEHTDWSTYYGEPECYTSVGNMNTGLGMNSMNSYMSMSGMGTTGNMTANSMNMSYVNTGMSPSMTGMSPGTGAMNGMGAGMTAMSAALSPSMSPMTAQPASMNALTSYTNMNAMSPMYGQSNINRSRDPKTYRRSYTHAKPPYSYISLITMAIQQSPSKMLTLAEIYQWIMDLFPFYRQNQQRWQNSIRHSLSFNDCFLKVPRSPDKPGKGSFWTLHPDSGNMFENGCYLRRQKRFKCDKKTSKDSGRKGGDGGSSNSSSESCNGNESPHSNSSVSEHKRSLSDMKTSQALSPEHAAASPVSQGQHLMSQHHSVLAHEAHLKPEHHYSFNHPFSINNLMSSEQQHHKMDLKTYEQVMHYSGYGSPMAGALSMGSMAGKAGLDSSSIPETTYYQGVYSRPIMNST from the exons ATGATGCTTGGAGCAGTTAAAATGGAAGGACACGAACACACCGACTGGAGCACCTACTACGGAGAGCCCGAG TGTTACACCTCGGTTGGCAACATGAACACAGGCCTGGGAATGAACTCTATGAATTCCTACATGAGCATGTCCGGCATGGGCACCACTGGCAACATGACAGCCAACTCCATGAACATGTCATACGTCAACACGGGCATGAGTCCCTCCATGACCGGCATGTCACCGGGCACCGGAGCCATGAACGGCATGGGCGCAGGCATGACGGCCATGAGCGCAGCCCTGAGCCCTAGTATGAGCCCCATGACCGCGCAGCCCGCATCTATGAACGCCCTGACATCCTACACCAACATGAACGCCATGAGCCCTATGTACGGACAGTCTAACATCAACAGGTCCAGAGACCCCAAGACCTACCGCAGGAGCTACACGCACGCAAAGCCCCCGTATTCCTACATTTCCCTCATCACCATGGCCATCCAGCAGTCTCCCAGTAAGATGCTGACACTGGCCGAGATCTACCAGTGGATAATGGACCTCTTCCCTTTTTACCGACAGAACCAGCAGCGCTGGCAGAACTCCATTCGCCACTCGTTGTCGTTCAATGACTGTTTCCTCAAAGTGCCCAGGTCGCCGGATAAACCCGGGAAAGGCTCCTTTTGGACTCTCCACCCGGACTCTGGGAACATGTTTGAGAACGGCTGCTACCTGAGGAGACAGAAGCGCTTCAAGTGCGATAAGAAGACGAGCAAGGATAGCGGGCGCAAAGGGGGAGATGGCGGCTCCTCTAACAGCAGCTCGGAGAGCTGCAACGGAAACGAGTCCCCGCACTCCAACTCCTCCGTCAGCGAGCACAAAAGGTCCCTGTCGGACATGAAGACGAGCCAGGCCCTGAGCCCGGAGCACGCCGCCGCCTCCCCGGTGTCGCAGGGCCAGCACCTCATGTCTCAGCATCACTCTGTCCTTGCGCACGAAGCGCACCTGAAGCCGGAGCACCACTACTCCTTCAACCACCCCTTCTCCATAAATAACCTCATGTCTTCGGAGCAGCAGCATCACAAGATGGACCTAAAGACTTACGAGCAGGTGATGCATTACTCTGGCTATGGCTCCCCTATGGCCGGGGCTCTTTCCATGGGCTCCATGGCGGGGAAAGCCGGTCTGGATTCTTCATCCATACCTGAAACAACTTACTACCAAGGCGTCTATTCCAGGCCAATCATGAACTCCACATAA